In Esox lucius isolate fEsoLuc1 chromosome 3, fEsoLuc1.pri, whole genome shotgun sequence, the sequence ttCTTGCTTGccctttggggtttcaggttgGGAATCTGTATaaccactttgtgacaactgctgatgtaaagagctttataaaaataaatgtgattgctTGATGTGCTAATAAGGTCTCATGTGTTTCAGAATATGGCCAGTCCTCTTGTATAGATTTTTTAtatagatattttatttttagaaaagaTCCTCTGTAGCAAAGAGGAAAATAAAGTGGCTATTAAAGTCATCTGCAATTGCATTTTGATCAGTAATAGGTTCAAAGCCCAACACTATCTATTGTAGTGGCACTGTTCTTAAGGGTTTCTACTGTTTTCCAGAATTTGGAAGGACATCCATTATAGGTAGATAGCATATATACATACTGGTCTGCTTTTCCTTTTCTAATAGGTTTTACACACATGATTCTCAATGTATTAAAACTTGTTTCTCTAGctttattttatgaataataTCAGATATTTCAGAATCAAACCAGTGACTGAAAATGCCACTATGAAAATACTGTAGTGCTAGTTCGGTCTCTGGAATAGCAGAAATGCAGTCAAGATCATTTTGGGAGATGTCTTGTAAAGaagtttttcaataaaatgtccaaaatgtattttagtgaTAAAATGTGGTTTGGCCGTAGCTGGGTATTTCACACCACAGGAGGGGCCCGTGGGTGCTAAACACGATTAGGGCCTTATCAGGCCTATTAAACTACATAtcagatttataaaaaaaataaactgcgTTATACCGGGTTATACCAACAAAAACTCTTGGTGGCACTATACCTCTGGTTTTAGTAATGGAGTTTTCTGAACCTCATGACGTAGCACAGTTCAAAGTTCATGAGAAAGACGCTACGCACATGGAACGGAAAAGGTTTATAAAACGCGTAGCTACAAATTAGCTTCTTGGGTGACACTTTTGTTGCGAGGAGGGCCTTTTTTGGTAAGTTATTAATGCGATTTacttattttttgtgtgcaacgTGTACTTATATGTGATCATTTTAAAACGGACGTGTCAgacatctacagtacagtagccaATTAGCTGTCATTATATTTGTTTAGACCAGTGCAGTGTGGACAGATGACTATTAGCTTTGGTGGAGTAGGACGAGAAAGTCATTTCGTCGTAGCATGtgattattattaacattagtAAGCCACTGAAAAGCAGAATGTTCTTTctcagtcagtttgttttgtatattcaaaattatgttattatgATAACTGCTTAAGTAGCTAACTCTGCCTACTTTATTTATAGGTGTAATACAACAGTTTACTAGCTAgaaagctaactagctaattaGTACGGTAAAGTTAGTAATTGTACTGAGATatctaaatgtatataaatattttctttgttgactCAAAGTGTAAAGTATtgtttttactcatacagaagtaaaaaataaacatgttcatCGAATTGTAGCCACGTATCGTGTTAGCTGGCATCCTTCGCATCTTGGAATTGTCTTCCACTAGTCTAATGTGTTCGGATATTTTCCAGTTATGCATCGTTACGTACCAGGACTATGAGGTTTCGTTTCAGTTCAAATAACGATGCGCAACTAAGGATGTTGACGAGGATATACGATCACTAATAAGGAGGCAAGGCCAGCAGCGAACTCAATTTAAAAGTTAACTTCCTAGTTAGCTAATTCTAGATCCCGTTGATGTGAGCGACGTAATTACATTTCTTGGgaatgtgtatacattttaaagtgacactttttcattttatttaggaCTTAAGAATGAACGAACCTGATGATGCAACCGCTTCTGCCTCAACAAAAGTTCATGGTAAGTGGATACAGCTTCGGGTAGAACCTAAGATGACGCTTCCCTTCAGTAATACACTTCTACAATAGTTAACTGCTGTTGTTGAATGGTCATTTCCATTAATTATATAAAACCATTGTTTCTGGAGAATTTGTGATGGCAGAATCACTGTCGGACCATATCATTGTTTTTCATTCTAGCTACCACCATGTCCTCATACACCTGCATCAGCTGTCGCGTTGCCTTTGCTGATGGGGAAATTCAGCGTGCACACTACAAAACAGACTGGCACCGCTACAACCTGAAGCGCAAAGTTGCTGACATGCCCCCCGTGACCGCTGAGAACTTCCAGGAACGTGTGTTGGTGCAACGTGCTGCCGCTGAACATCAGGAAAGCGGGGCCTCGGTCAGCCAGGGCTGTTCCACGTGTAACAAAAGGTTCTCCAGTTCCAATGCCTACCAGAACCACCTTCAATCCCACAAGCACCAGCAGGCAGAGAAGCAGGCCTTGTTGGCGGCCCAGAGGAAAGTGGAGAGGATGAATGAGAAAAATCTAGAGAAGGGCCTCGGGGATGACGGCAAGGTGGACCACAATGCCAGGAATGAAGCTCTGCAGCAGGCCCTGAAGCCACAACCGCGGCCCAGCCCGGTGAAAACGGAACAGGCTCAGACTTCAGAGGTGGATGTGCCAACGGTGGAAAGGAACAGGCCAGAGAAACCGCCCAGGCTGCAGTGGTTTGAAGAGCAGGCCAAGAAGATGCTAGCAGAGGAAGGGGCCACAGTAGAAGAAGGTATTATGGAATCTTAATTTGACCTGAATTGACACGTGTAAAGGGGTGGGATGATATGTTTGATATTTTGCCAGGAACCTTGCGATCTGATATTATGACAGTACTTAGGTGCTAATCTGATAGGTTGTCGTCATTGTGATTTTGTGATTTTTATGGTCCAAACACCATTTGACAAAGGTGAGATTTTTATTTTGGTCAGTCAGTCATGGAAGTTAAAGAGCTGAAGAAAGGTCAAATGGTTAAGTGCATACCTTGGGTTATGTTGGACAATCGTTGGCCATTGTTAGTAATGATGAGTTTCTTTATTGCAGAAGAGTGGGAGGATGTGGGCGACGAGAGCGACGACGACATGGATGATGATTTTGATGAAGATGCAGATGAAACCATGGAGGTTGAGGGTGGGAGATGCACCATGTCATCCGTCTCtcatccttcctctctcccgGGAGCCATTCCCATCACAGACTGTTTGTTCTGCCCCCACCACTCTCACTCGCTCCTCAAGAATCTGGCTCACATGACCAAAGTTCACAGCTTCTTCCTGCCCGATCTGGAATACCTAATTGACCTCAAAGGACTCATTCGCTACCTGGGTGAGTCTGTAGAATTGTCATGCCAGTTTTTCCCCAAGGTCCTTTTCAGCAGTTGGCAAtgttttctaaaacattttccGTTTTCAACTTTAATAGCCATTCTGCCCTTTTTATCGTTATGCCTTGTGGTTATTAGGGCCGGGTGATATGTCTGAAATGCAATATCACCAGATATTTCAGAGGTAAATGTAAACTTATGTAAATTTGGCAATTTAGGCAACTGGTTGATTGGTTGTTTGGCTCTTGGTatatcagatttttttatgttgtattgTGGAATTTATAAAACTATgaagtaaccaaaaaagtgttaaacaagtcaaaataatttcagataCCTAAAAATAGGCACCATTTGCCTTGATTAATGCTTTGCCCACGCTTTGCATTCTCTGAACCAGTGTCATGAGGTAGTCGCCATGTTTGCTTCATTTGCACCATTGAAAGTAGTTAGGTGAACGTTCTCAACATTTTGAGCGATATTTCCACCCATATCCAGCTTGTTTCCATGAACCAACCATGAAGCTGAAACTCTTAACCATGTGGAATTTCTCTTGTGTATCTGGGAGAATAACTCTGTGCCACCTGTTAGCTTAAAGCAGACGCCTTCACTACCGGTTGCGTGTGAGCACTAAGAATGGAAAACTGCCAAACTCTTGAACGTCCCTTGGTTTAGCCATAGGCAGCGAGACTGCTTGGTCTTCCAGAGCAGAAAGTGCTTTGCTGCTTGGGTCAGTGCTGTCCACTTCAAAGCGAGTATAGAAAGTGTTGAACTCATCTGGGGCAGAAGCATAGGTTGGACTCTATGGACtctaaatatgaaatgttttctctgatGGCTTTGTCACAAAGTCAGTAAAACAAACATCTAAACTGGAAATGTAGTGTTCGGTATCTTGTTTCGTTGCTATTTAAACCTCCCCCATACTCTAAAGCGTActgttgttctttgttttgcagGAGAGAAAGTGGGTGCTGGTAAGGTGTGTCTGTGGTGCAACGAAAAGGGCCGATCTTTCTACACCACGGAAGCAGTACAAGGCCACATGACTGACAAAAGCCATTGTAAGCTCTTTACAGACGGAGACGCTTCACTGGAGTTTGCCGACTTCTACGACTTCAGGtagtatatttttaaatatcagtCATCCTAGCTATACTTTTCCAATTGTTCTAGGATTGCTGAGCTAAGATGTACTGTACCCCGCAGCATAGTAAGATAACTTTATGATTGTTGTAAACTATTGTCAGTATTCTTGTCTGAGACTTAATGACTTGTCAAATGTTTCCAGGACTAGTTATCCTGaccagaaagagggagaggacgCTGAGATGGATGATGAAGAGCTGCCGGACATGAAGAACATGGACTACGATGATGACACTCTTGAGCTGACTCTTCCCTCAGGTGATATGAAGGAACATCTTTCACCTGATATAATACTTGACTGTTATTGCCCTTGGTCTTGGATTCATATTTATGATTTGCAAGCTTTTACACAAAGGGCTGGTGTAGGTGCAGACCAGTTAACCTGACAGATTTAATTAATCCTTGCCTTTAACATCATTTGTTCTTCTCCAGGTGCTAAGATTGGCCATCGCTCTCTGATGCGATACTACAAGCAGCGTTTTGGTGCCCCAAAGACAGTGGCACTGGCCCATAACAGGAATGCAGTGGGTCGGGTACTTCGGCAGTACAAGGCCCTGGGCTGGGGAGGGGACATTGGTAAGGTTCATCTCTACACCTTGGCCCAAATCCAGGCTTGGTTGTACCTAAACTTTGCAGAGATCCGTACCTGAGTGAACTTTTTGTGTTAATCCTTTTTTTAACACGGTAATGtatataaattaaatatttaaagggATGTGCCTATAATCTTTATTTGAACCTGAGAAGGGGCGGGGGGCGGGGCAAAGTTTGTTGGTGCTTATGTTCTTTTGCAGCATCTGTACATTTAGGTCCAGATTGAATCTGCTTACAGACTTGGCATAATTTGCACATTCACTTTGGTACATATATTTGTAAACTTCTGGCTGATAGTGTAGATCTCAAAGAAATAATTTTCCTCATGGTGGGGGAAAGAATGttcatttctattttcttaagTTTCGAATTGGCATTCATGAATCTTACCCTTTATCCTCTCATTTCCTTCTCTTTGTCTAGGTAAAAACTCTTTCCACCAGAGCCAGAAGGACATGAAATTTGTCCAGAAAATGAAGTCAAAGTGGATGCTAAAGATGGGCATGAACAACAATTCTTGCAAACAGACCCACTTCAGGCTCCAAGTCATGTTCTAGTCTTTAGACAGCAAATATGGGGTCTGTCTCTCAATTATTCGACTCACATATTATTGGACAGTCTCTATAGCTTTACCTTTAATCTTTTACCCCACTAAAAGATTTCTGTTGTAAACATTTAACACTCACTGTTCCATCTAGATCTAACAATGTCATAATCTAAAAAATATGGTCGGACCTCATTATTCATATTTACAGAAAGTTATGTATTCAATATATTTGAATATAGTTACTGTTCTGTATTTTGACAAATAtggatatatattttacatCCCCAAAAAATTCTGATGTAGAAAATGATTTTCACTGCTTATTCCATACTGTCATTACCCCAAATCCTTGTTTATAAAATTCTGTTGTATGGTAATTATGAATAATAAACTAATCCTAGTCTTTCCGCGGTAATCAATCTCTTTCAAACTTTCTAATTAACGTAACTGATTCCAGAGGTAAATATTAGTTTAGAAAGGGACACTGTTTCTGTTTCCAAGGTGGCTTATTGGTGCTGTTTTTCGTGTCATCTTCGttttgtatgaaaatgtttgcattcaCTAGTGTAAGTCGCTTTGGAAAAAGCAGGGGTGGGAAAACTCATATATTTTACAAAGTCTTTTACAAcccaaaatattgtattttgttatatTCCAGCCTACTGCAGGCCGGATTGATTTAGCCCCTAGTCCTTAGTACGCCCACTCCTGGGATAACCTCTTCTGCCAATTGAATCAAGTTTAAATGTAATAGGCTATGTGAGTTATTGAGGTTATGGATATTGATTAGGAAAACCAAAGGGCAGATCCTGAAGAGGTCATTGACGTTGCTTTATTTTGCTGGCATACTGTGACGTTTTGTAACAAGTAAACCCCTGGTCCAGCAACAGTATTTGGTAAGCTACAGTATCCCCTTCTTTCTGGAGGGTCCCAGTGCCTCTGTATAAGTTACCTCACACTTAGATCCTTCTCAGATGACCACAGGCCACACTACGGTTTTGACACCAATGTAGCAAATTCATGAAGTTGTCTCAACCGGGGCTCGAACCTGTCTCAACCGGGGCTCGAACCTGTCTCAACCGGGGCTCGAACCTGTCTCAACCGGGGCTCGAACCTGTCTCAACCGGGGCTCGAACCTGTCTCAACCGGGGCTCGAACCTGTCTCAACCGGGGCTCGAACCTGTCTCAACCGGGGCTCGAACCTGTCTCAACCGGGGCTCGAACCTGTCTCAACCGGGGCTCGAACCTGTCTCAACCGGGGCTCGAACCTGTCTCAACCGGGGCTCGAACCTGTCTCAACCGGGGCTCGAACCTGTCTCAACCGGGGCTCGAACCTGTCTCAACCGGGGCTCGAACCTGTCTCAACCGGGGCTCGAACCTGTCTCAACCGGGGCTCGAACCTGTCTCAACCGGGGCTCGAACCTGTCTCAACCGGGGCTCGAACCTGATACTATGATTAAGGGAGCTTTAAGGTAGCTCCAATTGTGTTCAGGAATCAAGAGCGCTCACTCAAAGTGGAAAGTATAGGACAAGGTCTGACTGCAATCTacgcttgttttgttttttaaggtAACCAAATGAATGCAACATCCTGCCTTATAATTCGTACCTGCAAAAATCTGAAAGCCTCTTAAAACCATGTCATACAATTATCCCTTTGAGGGAGTTGATTTCCTTTCCCTGTTGGTTAATATCTCCAGCCTTGTAGAGATGTCATGTGAAGCCAAGCTGCGG encodes:
- the znf622 gene encoding zinc finger protein 622 translates to MNEPDDATASASTKVHATTMSSYTCISCRVAFADGEIQRAHYKTDWHRYNLKRKVADMPPVTAENFQERVLVQRAAAEHQESGASVSQGCSTCNKRFSSSNAYQNHLQSHKHQQAEKQALLAAQRKVERMNEKNLEKGLGDDGKVDHNARNEALQQALKPQPRPSPVKTEQAQTSEVDVPTVERNRPEKPPRLQWFEEQAKKMLAEEGATVEEEEWEDVGDESDDDMDDDFDEDADETMEVEGGRCTMSSVSHPSSLPGAIPITDCLFCPHHSHSLLKNLAHMTKVHSFFLPDLEYLIDLKGLIRYLGEKVGAGKVCLWCNEKGRSFYTTEAVQGHMTDKSHCKLFTDGDASLEFADFYDFRTSYPDQKEGEDAEMDDEELPDMKNMDYDDDTLELTLPSGAKIGHRSLMRYYKQRFGAPKTVALAHNRNAVGRVLRQYKALGWGGDIGKNSFHQSQKDMKFVQKMKSKWMLKMGMNNNSCKQTHFRLQVMF